Proteins from a genomic interval of Chitinophagales bacterium:
- a CDS encoding glycoside hydrolase family 13 protein, which yields MKLHLITLFFFLSTQFIIAQNTIQRIEPPNWWIGMKHHTIQLLVYGEKVADLTPKIDYPNIHLQQVSQLQNPNYLFLTIDIGEKAKAGSVKIDFYKNDNIAESHNFDLLQRTAGRANIEGFNSSDAIYLITPDRFANGNTDNDNMDGLKEKANRDFKGGRHGGDIAGIEQNLDYIKDLGFTAIWLNPLLENDMAEYSYHGYSTTDFYKVDPRFGSNEAYQKMAEQASSKGLKLIMDMIVNHCGSEHWWMKDLPSDDWINQWETYTQTNHRKTVLQDPHVAAIDKKVFADGWFVPTMPDLNQRNPFMATYLTQNGIWWVEYLGLSGIRMDTYPYPDMDYMADWVNALMKEYPNFNIVGEEWYETPAIVSYWQKDKKNPNGYESNLKSVMDFPLQTAMVNALKNEETFKTGLIQIYETLGHDFLYSHPNDLVIFPDNHDMSRIFTQLNEDFDLFKQAMAFTLTMRGVPQIYYGTEILMTNPGTDDHGIIRSDFPGGWKGDKTDVFKEKGLTDQQKAAKQYLTQLLQWRKTATAVHNGKLMHFIPQDGIYVYFRYNDNQKIMVVMNKNEKATSLELKRFAEMLEGETQGKEVLTSKVYPLKEKLEVPANSTLILEIE from the coding sequence ATGAAACTACATCTAATCACTCTATTTTTCTTCCTAAGCACACAATTCATTATAGCTCAAAATACTATACAACGAATCGAACCTCCCAATTGGTGGATAGGTATGAAACACCACACTATTCAACTGTTGGTATATGGCGAAAAAGTAGCCGATTTGACTCCAAAAATAGACTATCCAAATATCCACCTCCAACAAGTTAGTCAACTGCAAAATCCCAATTACCTCTTTTTAACGATAGACATTGGCGAAAAGGCAAAGGCAGGTTCAGTAAAAATAGATTTTTATAAAAACGATAACATTGCAGAATCCCACAATTTTGATTTACTGCAAAGAACAGCAGGCAGAGCAAACATTGAAGGCTTCAATTCTTCAGATGCCATTTATCTGATTACCCCCGACCGATTTGCCAATGGCAACACTGATAACGACAATATGGACGGATTGAAGGAAAAGGCCAACCGAGATTTCAAGGGTGGAAGACATGGAGGTGATATTGCAGGCATTGAACAAAATTTGGATTACATCAAAGATTTGGGTTTCACTGCAATATGGCTCAATCCATTGCTCGAAAACGATATGGCAGAATATAGCTATCATGGCTATTCAACCACCGATTTCTACAAAGTCGACCCTCGTTTTGGCAGCAATGAAGCCTACCAAAAAATGGCTGAACAAGCCAGTTCAAAGGGTTTGAAGTTGATTATGGATATGATTGTAAACCATTGTGGGTCTGAACATTGGTGGATGAAAGACTTACCAAGCGATGACTGGATCAATCAATGGGAAACCTATACCCAAACCAATCACCGCAAAACCGTGCTGCAAGACCCACACGTTGCAGCAATTGACAAAAAAGTGTTTGCCGATGGATGGTTTGTACCGACCATGCCCGACCTCAACCAACGCAATCCTTTCATGGCTACCTACTTGACTCAGAACGGCATTTGGTGGGTTGAATATTTGGGTTTGTCAGGTATTCGCATGGACACTTACCCTTATCCAGATATGGACTACATGGCAGATTGGGTCAATGCTTTGATGAAAGAATATCCCAATTTCAATATTGTGGGAGAAGAATGGTACGAAACTCCCGCCATCGTTTCGTATTGGCAAAAGGATAAAAAAAATCCCAATGGCTATGAATCCAATTTGAAGAGTGTCATGGACTTCCCACTCCAAACGGCAATGGTCAATGCTTTGAAAAACGAAGAAACCTTCAAAACAGGGTTGATTCAAATCTACGAAACCTTGGGCCACGATTTTTTGTATTCCCACCCAAATGACTTGGTGATTTTCCCAGATAACCATGACATGAGCCGAATTTTCACCCAACTAAACGAAGATTTTGATCTTTTCAAACAGGCAATGGCCTTCACACTAACCATGAGAGGTGTTCCACAAATCTACTACGGCACCGAAATCCTAATGACCAATCCTGGAACAGATGACCACGGCATCATTCGCAGCGATTTTCCTGGCGGTTGGAAAGGCGATAAAACAGATGTTTTCAAAGAAAAAGGCTTAACGGATCAACAAAAAGCTGCCAAACAATACCTCACCCAACTCCTTCAATGGCGCAAAACAGCAACGGCTGTCCACAACGGAAAATTGATGCACTTCATCCCGCAAGACGGTATATATGTCTATTTTCGCTACAATGATAATCAAAAAATCATGGTGGTGATGAACAAAAACGAAAAAGCTACTTCTTTGGAATTGAAGCGTTTTGCAGAAATGTTGGAAGGAGAAACACAAGGCAAGGAAGTATTAACTTCAAAGGTGTATCCATTGAAGGAAAAATTGGAGGTTCCTGCAAATAGTACTTTGATACTGGAAATTGAGTAA
- the treF gene encoding alpha,alpha-trehalase TreF — translation MPPTYTPFEEVFGDLFHDVQTSGIFADSKTFIDATAKQPAAKIMQNYHQIKRNNTLTVNDLKDFVLDNFDLPSSLSNSFETDSNRTAAEHIENLWDVLTRQGDQPIEGSSLIPLPNPYIVPGGRFGEIYYWDSYFTMLGLAESGRYDMIENMLDNFAYLIDTIGFIPNGNRTYFLGRSQPPFFAAMVNLLAAEKGNQILEKYLSVLQKEYDFWMAGAADLSLENPTHRRVVRLQNGTIVNRYWDDRQGPRPESYAEDLELAEESKQTNEQLYQNLRAACESGWDFSARWFAEGTDFKTIRTTELIPVDLNCLMFHLEETLSTAYLLQNKAAEANDFAAKAEQRKTAIQTYCWNIATEFFEDYHFPSQNTTGIPTLAAAFPLFFNIAKPSQAAKIAKRIQADFLKAGGVVTTLIKSGQQWDFPNGWAPLQWVTIQGLRNYGFDVVANKISDNWTKLNLKVYENTGKMMEKYNVTDMNLGAGGGEYPVQDGFGWTNGVLLKLLNDSK, via the coding sequence ATGCCTCCTACTTATACCCCTTTCGAAGAAGTATTTGGTGATTTATTCCACGATGTACAAACAAGTGGCATTTTCGCTGATTCTAAGACATTTATTGATGCAACGGCAAAACAACCTGCAGCAAAAATCATGCAAAATTACCACCAAATCAAGAGAAATAATACACTTACTGTTAATGATTTGAAGGATTTTGTATTAGACAATTTCGACCTTCCGTCCTCCCTTTCAAACAGTTTTGAAACAGACAGCAATCGAACGGCTGCCGAACACATCGAAAACCTTTGGGATGTGCTGACCAGACAAGGCGACCAACCCATTGAAGGAAGTTCGTTGATTCCTCTACCCAATCCATATATCGTGCCTGGCGGACGGTTTGGAGAAATCTATTATTGGGACAGTTATTTCACCATGTTGGGTTTGGCAGAATCAGGTAGGTATGACATGATTGAAAACATGCTCGACAATTTTGCCTATCTAATTGATACAATTGGCTTTATTCCAAACGGAAACCGCACCTATTTTTTGGGGCGTTCACAACCACCTTTTTTTGCAGCGATGGTCAACCTCTTAGCTGCCGAAAAAGGCAATCAAATATTGGAAAAATACCTGTCTGTATTGCAGAAAGAATACGATTTTTGGATGGCGGGAGCAGCAGATTTGAGCCTCGAAAATCCAACACACAGGCGAGTGGTTCGGCTTCAAAATGGAACCATTGTCAACCGCTATTGGGATGACCGTCAAGGGCCTCGCCCCGAATCGTATGCCGAAGATTTGGAGTTGGCAGAAGAATCCAAACAGACGAATGAACAGTTGTACCAAAATTTGCGGGCTGCTTGTGAATCAGGATGGGATTTTAGCGCACGATGGTTTGCAGAAGGAACAGACTTCAAAACGATTCGCACAACAGAGTTGATTCCCGTTGACCTCAATTGTTTGATGTTTCATTTGGAAGAAACGCTTTCGACCGCTTATTTGCTGCAAAACAAGGCAGCCGAAGCCAATGATTTTGCAGCCAAAGCCGAACAGCGAAAAACGGCTATACAAACCTATTGTTGGAACATCGCTACGGAGTTTTTTGAAGACTATCATTTTCCAAGTCAAAATACAACTGGTATTCCCACACTTGCAGCAGCTTTCCCGCTTTTCTTCAACATCGCCAAACCATCGCAAGCGGCAAAAATAGCGAAGCGAATTCAAGCGGATTTTTTGAAGGCTGGAGGAGTAGTCACGACTTTGATAAAAAGTGGGCAACAATGGGATTTTCCGAATGGTTGGGCTCCCCTTCAATGGGTGACGATTCAGGGCTTACGCAATTATGGCTTTGATGTGGTAGCCAATAAGATCAGCGATAACTGGACGAAATTGAATCTAAAAGTTTATGAAAATACGGGCAAAATGATGGAGAAGTACAATGTTACGGATATGAATTTGGGAGCTGGTGGTGGAGAATATCCTGTACAAGATGGTTTTGGATGGACGAATGGGGTCTTGTTGAAGTTATTGAATGATTCAAAGTAA
- a CDS encoding NADAR family protein — MKYNLDWAKQAYESGTIESYIFFWGHTPKTKNGRIHKTCFSQWWEGVFEVDGILYKSAEHWMMAKKAKTFSDTEMYQKIIEAKTPAEAKRLGRKVRNFDHAIWDKVCYEIVKEGNLHKFGKSTKLKDYLLGTGNSVLVEASPLDTIWGIGLTQDAPNIENPNTWLGSNLLGFVLMEVRDELKKATI, encoded by the coding sequence ATGAAATACAACTTAGACTGGGCAAAACAAGCCTACGAATCGGGTACAATAGAGAGTTATATCTTTTTTTGGGGACATACGCCCAAAACAAAAAATGGGCGAATCCATAAGACCTGTTTCAGTCAGTGGTGGGAAGGAGTGTTTGAAGTGGACGGAATTTTGTACAAATCTGCCGAACATTGGATGATGGCAAAGAAAGCAAAAACCTTTAGCGATACAGAAATGTACCAAAAAATCATTGAAGCGAAAACACCTGCCGAAGCGAAACGATTGGGGCGGAAAGTACGGAATTTTGACCACGCTATTTGGGATAAGGTCTGCTATGAGATTGTAAAGGAAGGAAACTTGCACAAGTTTGGGAAGAGTACCAAATTGAAGGACTATCTTTTGGGTACAGGCAATTCGGTATTGGTAGAGGCAAGTCCTTTAGATACGATTTGGGGGATTGGATTGACGCAGGATGCACCGAACATTGAGAATCCAAATACTTGGTTGGGGAGCAATTTATTGGGTTTTGTACTGATGGAAGTAAGAGATGAATTGAAGAAAGCAACGATTTGA
- a CDS encoding MFS transporter: protein MNPKLRVKLSLMLNYFVFAILLNSVGTVILQVQNNYGISESGASILEVFKDLSIAITSFLVASYIVRIGYKRAMLLALLLVTVACLEMPFLPSFWMTKLLFATVGVSFALIKVSAFATIGIITEDDKEHASFMNFLESFFMIGILSGYFVFSAFVDDSNAASTDWLKAYFLLAGISFAAFLLLLSTPLDESKVQQQHDDNKSFAEEFAGMIRLMVKPLVGIFIISAFVYVLVEQGIMSWLPSFNSKILNLPTSLSIEMAAILAGSTALGRFLAGFALQKVKWFPVVAVSLVLAAGLVLVSLPLASGIEEGRVITGWFDAPLAAFVFPMIGLCLAPIYPAINSAILSALPVHQHAPMSGLIVVFSALGGTTGSMITGYMFEHYDGQTAFYMSLIPLATLLVTLFVFNRMVDKK, encoded by the coding sequence ATGAATCCAAAATTACGAGTCAAACTTTCGTTGATGCTCAACTATTTCGTGTTTGCTATTCTGCTGAATAGTGTCGGAACGGTCATATTGCAGGTACAAAACAATTATGGTATATCGGAATCGGGAGCAAGTATATTGGAGGTTTTCAAAGATTTGAGTATTGCGATTACTTCTTTTTTGGTGGCATCTTACATTGTGCGGATTGGCTACAAAAGGGCTATGTTGTTGGCTTTGCTGTTGGTGACAGTAGCGTGTTTGGAAATGCCATTTTTACCGAGTTTTTGGATGACTAAACTATTGTTTGCCACCGTTGGGGTGAGTTTTGCGCTGATTAAGGTGTCGGCTTTTGCGACAATTGGTATTATCACCGAAGATGATAAGGAACATGCCAGTTTTATGAATTTTTTGGAGTCCTTTTTTATGATCGGTATTTTGTCGGGCTATTTTGTGTTCAGTGCCTTTGTGGATGATTCTAATGCTGCATCTACGGATTGGTTAAAGGCTTATTTTTTGTTGGCGGGTATTTCTTTTGCTGCTTTTTTACTATTGCTGTCCACGCCTTTGGATGAATCGAAAGTTCAGCAACAACACGATGATAATAAGAGTTTTGCAGAAGAATTTGCAGGGATGATACGCTTAATGGTGAAACCTTTGGTGGGGATATTTATCATTAGTGCATTTGTTTATGTGCTTGTTGAACAAGGGATTATGAGCTGGCTACCGAGTTTTAACAGCAAAATTCTGAATTTACCTACTTCTTTGAGTATCGAAATGGCGGCTATTTTGGCAGGTTCTACGGCTTTGGGACGTTTCTTGGCGGGTTTTGCACTGCAAAAAGTCAAATGGTTTCCGGTTGTTGCAGTGAGTTTGGTTTTAGCAGCAGGATTGGTTTTGGTTAGCTTGCCCTTGGCGAGTGGTATTGAAGAAGGTCGGGTGATTACTGGTTGGTTTGATGCACCTTTGGCAGCCTTTGTTTTTCCAATGATTGGTTTATGTTTGGCACCAATTTATCCTGCCATTAATTCGGCTATTTTGAGTGCTTTACCTGTCCACCAACACGCTCCCATGTCGGGTTTGATTGTCGTTTTTTCGGCTTTGGGTGGCACTACGGGTTCGATGATTACGGGCTATATGTTTGAGCATTACGATGGTCAGACAGCTTTCTATATGTCGTTGATTCCTTTGGCGACTTTGTTGGTGACGTTGTTTGTGTTTAATCGGATGGTGGATAAAAAGTGA
- a CDS encoding T9SS type A sorting domain-containing protein: MLKIYFSLSLFLCVFCSVFAQNCLPDGAVFTNQSQIDSFVINYPNCRVIEGSLVIRDGLDINNLSAFSSIEKVNKSVYISKCPDLKNLQGLNNLQEVGARFVATQNDSLQNFDGLENLQFIGNSLVITYNYSLIHIKSLKKITSIKSLEIKSNSQLESLEGLEGLQSIEGDIFIEFNTALTSLSTGFQTLTEYPYNLIFVNNPLTNLAGLENLTHIGGDFIISETHISDLSDLQELTSVGGTLNITDNEYLENFNGLAGLQTIGEDLSIWDNPLITDLSGFENVSLGENLTLARMDAFQNFHVLENWTAINGRLAISNCPQVTSLEGLHNLNTLNGLYLWTNETLTDLTALQNITTMEGLLVLNRNSALSSLQGLHNVSSIGRYVQIRRNDNLRDLKGLASLVSVGEHLEIAFNDHVDFNNFEGLENLQFVEGDFGITNNKYQTSLKGLDNITSVGGRLSFGSCEALENMDSGFNKLTHIGRGLSIYNSGFLNLEGFKNLQNVKDFVRILQNESIINLQGFENLTAIDGYLSIEANDNLSSLQGLDNLDPTLLDSLFIVDSFSLSECNVESVCAYLQIPENVSVIVENVAGCNSVEEVKMACGIVSIPSNSAAAKWQIFPNPSMGRFSISGDFSPTAVIEVRNHLGQLLLLQNLQNDSFIDLTRFPNGLYWVKLKEENRMVEVRKVVKY, from the coding sequence ATGCTCAAAATTTACTTTTCCCTTAGCTTATTTTTATGTGTTTTTTGTAGTGTTTTCGCCCAAAACTGTTTGCCTGATGGAGCAGTATTCACCAACCAATCCCAAATTGACTCGTTTGTCATCAATTATCCTAATTGTAGGGTAATAGAAGGTTCGCTGGTTATTAGAGATGGGTTGGATATCAACAACCTATCCGCTTTTAGTTCCATCGAAAAAGTCAATAAGTCTGTATATATCAGCAAATGCCCAGACTTGAAAAACTTACAAGGTCTCAACAATTTACAAGAAGTCGGAGCACGTTTTGTTGCCACACAAAACGATTCTCTGCAAAATTTCGATGGACTTGAAAACCTGCAATTTATTGGCAATTCGCTGGTTATTACCTACAATTATTCCCTTATCCATATCAAATCCCTGAAAAAAATCACTTCAATAAAGAGCTTGGAGATAAAGAGCAACAGTCAATTGGAGAGTTTGGAAGGTTTAGAAGGACTTCAATCCATTGAAGGAGATATTTTCATTGAGTTCAATACCGCTTTGACGAGTCTTTCTACAGGTTTTCAAACACTTACCGAATATCCTTACAATCTTATCTTCGTTAACAATCCACTTACGAACTTGGCAGGGTTGGAAAATTTGACCCATATTGGAGGTGATTTCATTATTAGCGAAACGCATATTAGTGATTTATCCGATTTACAAGAACTCACAAGTGTAGGCGGTACTTTGAACATTACCGACAATGAGTATTTGGAAAACTTCAATGGCTTGGCAGGGCTTCAAACGATTGGTGAAGACCTATCTATTTGGGACAATCCATTGATTACCGATTTAAGTGGTTTCGAAAACGTGTCTCTTGGTGAAAATTTGACATTGGCGAGAATGGATGCCTTCCAAAACTTTCATGTTTTAGAAAATTGGACAGCCATAAATGGGCGATTGGCGATTTCAAATTGTCCTCAAGTCACTTCTTTGGAGGGATTGCACAACCTAAACACGCTTAATGGTTTGTATTTATGGACAAATGAAACTTTGACAGATTTGACTGCCCTTCAAAACATTACGACAATGGAAGGGCTCCTAGTCCTCAACCGCAATTCCGCCTTGAGCAGTTTGCAGGGCTTACACAATGTCAGTTCAATTGGTCGGTATGTGCAAATCAGAAGGAACGACAATTTACGAGATTTAAAGGGTTTGGCTTCCTTGGTCAGTGTGGGCGAACATTTAGAGATAGCTTTTAACGACCATGTTGATTTCAATAATTTTGAAGGCTTAGAAAATCTTCAATTTGTAGAAGGAGATTTTGGAATCACCAACAACAAATACCAAACAAGCCTGAAAGGTCTGGACAATATTACTTCTGTTGGTGGGCGGTTGAGTTTTGGGAGTTGTGAGGCTTTGGAGAACATGGATTCGGGCTTCAATAAATTGACGCATATTGGTAGAGGATTGAGTATTTACAACAGCGGTTTTCTCAACTTGGAAGGCTTCAAAAATCTTCAAAATGTAAAGGATTTTGTACGAATCCTACAAAACGAATCTATCATCAATCTTCAAGGTTTTGAAAACCTGACAGCTATAGATGGTTATCTTTCAATTGAAGCGAATGACAACCTCAGCAGTCTGCAAGGTTTGGATAATTTAGACCCAACCTTATTGGACAGTTTGTTCATTGTGGATTCTTTTTCGCTTTCGGAGTGCAATGTAGAAAGTGTGTGTGCTTATCTACAAATACCTGAAAATGTAAGTGTAATTGTTGAAAATGTGGCAGGCTGCAATTCGGTGGAAGAAGTGAAAATGGCTTGTGGTATTGTGTCCATTCCTTCAAATTCGGCTGCTGCAAAGTGGCAAATTTTTCCGAATCCGAGCATGGGGCGTTTTTCTATTTCGGGGGATTTTTCTCCTACGGCTGTTATTGAAGTGAGGAATCATTTGGGGCAACTGCTGCTGCTTCAAAACCTTCAAAATGATAGCTTTATTGACCTGACCCGTTTTCCAAATGGGCTTTATTGGGTGAAATTGAAGGAGGAAAATAGAATGGTGGAGGTTCGGAAGGTGGTGAAGTATTGA
- a CDS encoding CHAT domain-containing tetratricopeptide repeat protein, with the protein MNLRIHLQDARRLFEEGKDLFHSGQYNTALEKWKKASKNFEEGKQWESLLETHIEMVHCYYELFQHEKAIQLLAQSLEITNTHLSTSPIWKVRCYIELGKNCLNARQFEEGKQHVLKAIDLLQNKEAQFPLEIAASHHSLAFYYGQIGDFQLQKKHYETALEIKLRAGFSELKSTAETYESLAFCSHHLGLIDDMLEYLKKSLAIYIKKLGDKHPKVAHNYFKISFYYTHKGDIDQALNYIHKSLNLLLQAEQKHLHPIANCYNALGFLLGRKGDYLQQLHYFKQEREVWEQLFEGKELEAQLINNNSNVGYSHTQLGNYEEALKSLHLALKYAKETLGEIHPEVARIQDNIGVVLLKCGRKTEAYAHFETALQMALKFHGKKHLKINSMYQHLGDYYQHIHNFPKQIEAYQKAIIALVTDFNEENYDFNPIIPEHQSHTTELLETLHKKANALVNWYQTTQSIKDLQTAAATYQTTIDFVQQMRQSHQIEGSKLWLSKAALGIFEDTFKAVYQLIEVTKMPSKKAKQKGAFFLLSEQTKAALLLSNVKENEAKANAAIPSKLLEQEQKLKRELTYLEKSIAQQKAKGTETIHPLLLRFQSEYFDAQQAYQQLIRTFEKDYPAYHQLKYNIEMAKVEKIQTYLQQKNSNEIQCQTALLSYFVGKKEVYIFAFTDMLFEVKKVLKLPHFNELIESLQESIQLIDLYDFSKIARRLYGLLIQPIEALISETKKLIILRHDVLEYLPFEVLLTNDISSTSNPSYADLPYLLQRFEICYHYSATLLLNGVPKSYVTKNLPNTFLGLAPVTFNGKEPVELEMESKRGKSKILRNNQAMEQALQQLPNTETEVKEVYQLFQAKKMDAKAFLYGSASKKNLMSEASKHKFLLISTHGFVEDEEAGLSGICLAEVKQEPDIRKNGKEQEWNTEKKNTSRQSYRNTNNETHKHANTSQKDYFLYASDAYHLQLNADLVVLSSCSSGIGKLQKGEGMMAINRGFLYAGASNIVFTQFDIPDRSSSLLVKKLFHYILEGNSYPTALQRAKLEMIQSKGSSPQDWAGFVLIGA; encoded by the coding sequence ATGAACCTACGAATACACCTACAAGATGCCCGAAGACTTTTTGAGGAAGGCAAAGACCTGTTTCATTCGGGTCAATACAATACAGCTTTAGAAAAATGGAAAAAAGCATCCAAGAATTTTGAGGAGGGCAAACAATGGGAATCTCTATTGGAAACTCACATAGAAATGGTCCACTGCTACTACGAATTGTTTCAACATGAAAAAGCGATTCAGCTTTTGGCTCAAAGTCTTGAAATTACAAATACGCACCTTTCTACAAGTCCTATATGGAAAGTACGATGCTACATAGAACTGGGTAAAAACTGCTTGAATGCACGGCAGTTTGAAGAAGGCAAACAACATGTTTTGAAGGCAATAGACCTACTTCAAAACAAAGAAGCACAATTTCCACTCGAAATCGCTGCATCCCACCATTCTTTAGCCTTCTATTACGGTCAGATAGGAGATTTCCAACTTCAAAAAAAGCATTACGAAACCGCACTCGAAATCAAACTTCGAGCGGGCTTCTCAGAGCTAAAAAGTACGGCTGAAACCTATGAATCTCTTGCTTTTTGTAGTCATCACTTGGGTTTGATAGATGACATGTTGGAATACCTAAAAAAAAGTTTGGCTATCTACATCAAAAAATTGGGTGACAAACACCCCAAAGTTGCTCACAATTATTTCAAAATCAGCTTTTATTATACACACAAAGGAGATATAGACCAAGCCCTCAATTACATTCACAAATCACTGAACCTACTTCTACAAGCTGAACAAAAACACCTTCATCCAATCGCCAATTGCTACAATGCCCTAGGGTTTTTGTTGGGCCGAAAGGGGGATTACCTCCAACAACTACACTATTTTAAACAAGAACGGGAAGTATGGGAACAACTGTTTGAGGGCAAAGAGTTAGAAGCCCAATTAATCAACAACAATAGCAATGTTGGTTACAGTCATACACAATTGGGTAATTATGAAGAAGCATTGAAGTCCCTGCATTTAGCCCTAAAATATGCCAAAGAAACTCTCGGAGAAATCCATCCAGAAGTTGCTCGTATTCAAGACAATATCGGAGTAGTGTTGCTCAAATGTGGTCGTAAAACTGAGGCCTATGCTCATTTTGAAACTGCGCTTCAAATGGCATTGAAATTTCATGGTAAAAAGCACCTCAAAATCAACTCAATGTACCAGCATTTGGGTGATTATTACCAGCATATTCACAACTTTCCCAAACAAATTGAAGCCTACCAAAAAGCCATCATTGCACTCGTGACTGACTTCAATGAAGAAAATTATGATTTCAATCCTATCATTCCTGAACACCAATCCCACACCACCGAACTTTTGGAAACCCTACACAAAAAAGCAAATGCACTGGTCAATTGGTACCAAACAACTCAATCCATAAAAGACCTACAAACGGCGGCAGCTACTTACCAAACGACCATTGATTTTGTGCAACAAATGCGTCAAAGTCATCAAATTGAAGGCTCGAAATTGTGGCTTTCTAAGGCGGCTTTGGGCATATTTGAAGACACCTTCAAGGCTGTTTACCAACTCATTGAAGTAACCAAAATGCCAAGCAAAAAAGCAAAACAAAAAGGTGCTTTTTTCCTTCTTAGCGAACAAACCAAAGCCGCACTTTTGCTCTCCAATGTCAAGGAAAATGAAGCAAAAGCAAATGCTGCCATTCCCTCAAAACTTTTGGAACAGGAACAAAAACTGAAACGAGAGCTGACCTACCTTGAGAAAAGTATTGCCCAACAAAAAGCAAAAGGCACAGAAACAATCCATCCACTTTTACTCCGATTTCAGAGCGAATATTTCGACGCACAGCAAGCCTATCAGCAACTTATCCGCACTTTTGAAAAAGATTACCCCGCTTATCACCAATTGAAGTACAATATCGAAATGGCGAAAGTGGAAAAAATACAGACCTATTTACAACAGAAGAACAGCAATGAAATCCAATGCCAAACAGCCCTCCTGTCCTATTTTGTAGGTAAAAAAGAAGTGTATATTTTCGCTTTTACCGATATGCTTTTTGAAGTGAAAAAAGTTCTCAAACTTCCTCACTTCAATGAACTCATAGAATCGCTTCAAGAATCCATTCAGTTGATTGATTTATATGATTTTAGTAAGATAGCAAGGCGATTATATGGCCTATTGATTCAGCCCATTGAAGCCTTGATTTCAGAAACCAAAAAACTGATTATTCTCCGACATGATGTTTTAGAATACCTACCTTTTGAAGTCCTTTTGACAAATGACATTTCTTCTACTTCAAATCCAAGTTACGCCGACCTTCCTTACCTCCTCCAACGCTTTGAAATTTGCTACCATTATTCCGCTACTTTGCTTTTGAATGGCGTTCCCAAAAGTTATGTAACAAAAAACTTACCCAATACTTTTTTGGGTCTTGCACCTGTGACCTTCAATGGAAAAGAACCTGTAGAATTGGAGATGGAAAGCAAACGTGGTAAAAGCAAGATTTTGAGAAACAATCAGGCGATGGAGCAAGCATTGCAGCAGTTGCCGAATACCGAAACAGAGGTGAAGGAAGTTTACCAACTTTTTCAAGCCAAAAAAATGGATGCCAAAGCTTTTTTATACGGTTCTGCTTCAAAGAAAAACTTGATGTCTGAGGCTTCAAAACACAAGTTTTTATTGATTTCAACGCATGGTTTCGTAGAAGATGAAGAGGCGGGATTGTCGGGGATTTGTTTGGCAGAGGTAAAACAAGAACCTGATATTCGGAAGAATGGCAAGGAACAAGAATGGAATACAGAAAAGAAAAATACTTCAAGGCAATCGTACAGAAACACAAATAATGAAACACACAAACACGCAAATACAAGTCAAAAAGACTATTTCCTCTATGCTTCCGATGCCTATCACCTTCAATTGAATGCCGATTTGGTAGTATTGAGCAGTTGCAGCAGTGGTATTGGTAAATTGCAGAAAGGTGAAGGGATGATGGCCATAAATCGAGGGTTTTTGTATGCAGGAGCGAGCAATATTGTGTTCACCCAATTCGACATTCCCGACCGAAGTAGCAGCCTCTTGGTCAAAAAACTGTTTCACTACATTTTGGAAGGGAACTCCTACCCTACCGCTCTTCAACGGGCTAAGTTAGAGATGATTCAATCGAAGGGAAGCAGTCCGCAAGATTGGGCGGGGTTTGTACTGATTGGGGCATGA
- a CDS encoding TetR/AcrR family transcriptional regulator: MPITRKEQSNATRKRIMQTALRLFAVNGYERTTTRKIAEDAKMSVSLLYNYFDSKDELLKAIFLEGFGVIKAMFKKDRYRDLTLEVFLQNTFRLIRRHPDFWRLFYSLRMSAVVQELLEEEVDEMVVFVHYHFQSLLKTTKVEATSTEAHILFATVDGLINHYIFQGEQYPIVKVIRRLVEKYG; encoded by the coding sequence ATGCCTATCACCAGAAAAGAACAAAGCAATGCTACTCGAAAAAGAATCATGCAAACGGCACTGAGGCTGTTTGCTGTGAATGGTTATGAACGCACGACAACTCGTAAAATTGCAGAAGATGCTAAAATGAGTGTGAGCTTGTTGTACAACTACTTCGACTCCAAAGACGAACTGCTAAAGGCGATTTTTTTAGAGGGATTTGGGGTCATCAAGGCGATGTTTAAGAAGGACAGGTACAGAGATTTGACCTTAGAGGTATTTCTTCAAAACACGTTTCGACTGATTCGCAGACATCCCGATTTTTGGCGGTTGTTTTACAGTTTGCGAATGTCGGCAGTTGTTCAAGAACTATTGGAGGAAGAAGTTGATGAAATGGTGGTGTTTGTGCATTACCATTTTCAGAGTTTATTGAAAACCACAAAAGTAGAGGCAACTTCTACCGAAGCCCATATTTTGTTTGCTACGGTGGACGGTTTGATCAATCACTATATTTTTCAGGGCGAACAGTATCCGATTGTTAAAGTAATTCGGCGGTTGGTGGAAAAGTATGGGTAG